The following proteins come from a genomic window of Nicotiana tomentosiformis chromosome 12, ASM39032v3, whole genome shotgun sequence:
- the LOC138903680 gene encoding purine permease 1-like: protein MEHQGLSTTMRRILLLINCIILAVGICGGPLMMRLYYVEGGSRVWFSSWLQTAGWPFTLIPLTILYFYRRKTEGANAKYYLITPRIFIASFIIGIVTGLDDFLYSWGGSKLPVSTSSLLLAAQLAFTAIGAFFIVKLKFTPYSINAVVLLTVGAVLLGVRSNGDRPEGVTSKAYILGFMMTLLAAALYGVILPCIELIYLKAKQAITATLVLEIQMVMCFAATAFCTIGMIANNDFQAISREAKQFNLGEARYYTVIVWTTIIWQCFFVGVIGVIYCSSSLMSGVMIAVLLPVTEVLAVVFFRENFSGEKGLALFLSLWGFVSYFYGEFRQTKKEKNKSPKSEMTTMRTESV from the exons ATGGAACATCAAGGATTAAGCACCACTATGAGGAGAATCCTCCTGCTCATTAATTGTATAATACTTGCTGTTGGTATCTGCGGTGGCCCTCTAATGATGCGTCTATATTATGTCGAAGGAGGTTCAAGAGTATGGTTTAGCAGTTGGTTACAAACTGCTGGATGGCCATTCACCCTTATACCTCTTACCATCCTATACTTCTATCGTCGAAAAACTGAAGGCGCTAATGCCAAGTATTACTTGATAACACCTCGAATTTTCATTGCATCATTCATCATTGGTATTGTCACCGGTCTTGATGATTTTCTCTATTCGTGGGGCGGGTCAAAACTTCCTGTGTCAACCTCTTCACTTCTTCTTGCAGCTCAACTTGCCTTCACGGCAATAGGTGCTTTCTTCATAGTGAAGCTGAAATTCACACCCTACTCTATCAATGCAGTGGTTCTGCTGACAGTTGGTGCTGTTTTATTAGGTGTTCGATCTAATGGTGATCGGCCAGAGGGTGTGACAAGTAAAGCCTATATTCTTGGTTTTATGATGACACTTCTGGCAGCAGCTTTATATGGAGTCATTTTGCCTTGTATTGAGTTAATTTACTTGAAGGCAAAGCAAGCTATTACTGCTACATTAGTATTGGAGATTCAAATGGTCATGTGTTTTGCTGCTACTGCTTTTTGTACTATTGGAATGATCGCCAATAACGACTTTCAG gCAATATCAAGGGAGGCAAAACAATTTAATCTCGGAGAAGCTAGATACTATACAGTGATAGTATGGACTACCATTATTTGGCAGTGCTTCTTTGTGGGTGTAATTGGAGTCATTTACTGCTCTTCTTCTTTGATGTCTGGGGTTATGATCGCAGTTCTACTTCCTGTTACTGAGGTATTAGCTGTAGTTTTCTTTAGGGAAAATTTTTCAGGTGAAAAGGGCCTtgctctttttctttctctttgggGTTTCGTTTCATACTTTTACGGAGAGTTCAGAcaaacaaagaaggagaagaacAAAAGTCCAAAAAGTGAGATGACAACAATGCGTACCGAGTCTGTTTGA
- the LOC138903024 gene encoding uncharacterized protein — MKKKLEDAKGLWPEVLPEVLWAYRTTLKESTGETPYSLVYGTDAVIPVREPSLRYFRESGSQNDDSRRQKLDEVKERRDMDYVRMVAQKQQAEHYFNKRAKMRPLKVGDYVLKDKTQASKDPREGKLGTNGTASTKSRQQQAKGHSH; from the coding sequence atgaaaaagaaactcgaagacgccaagggactaTGGCCGGAGgtattaccagaagtactctgggcctaccgaacaacgctAAAAGAGAGCACTGGGGAAACGCCATACtcgttagtctatgggactgatgcagtaatTCCAGTCAGGGAGCCCAGTCTAAGGTACTTCCGCGAGAGCGGATCCCAGAACGATGACAGTAGAAGGCAAAAACTCGACGAGGTCaaggaacgaagagatatggattacgtaagaatggtcgcccaaaagcaacaagcaGAACACTATTTTAACAAGAGGGCAAAGATGAGGCcacttaaagtcggggactacgtgcttaaagataaaacacaagcaagcaaagacccgCGAGAAGGCAAATTGGGAACAAACGGGACGGCCTCTACTAAATCACGACAACAACAAGCAAAGGGTCATTcacactag